Proteins co-encoded in one Zalophus californianus isolate mZalCal1 chromosome 9, mZalCal1.pri.v2, whole genome shotgun sequence genomic window:
- the EIF4B gene encoding eukaryotic translation initiation factor 4B isoform X2 — MSKKKNKKGKTISLTDFLAEDGGTGGGSTYVPKPVSWADETDDLEGDVSTTWHSNDDDVYRAPPIDRSILPTAPRAAREPNIDRSRLPKSPPYTAFLGNLPYDVTEESIKEFFRGLNISAVRLPREPSNPERLKGFGYAEFEDLDSLLSALSLNEESLGNRRIRVDVADQAQDKDRDDRSFGRDRNRDSDKTDTDWRARPATDSFDDYPPRRGDDSFGDKYRDRYDSDRYRDGYRDGYRDGPRRDTDRYGGRDRYDDRGGRDYDRGYDSRIGSGRRAFGSGYRRDDDYRGGGDRYEDRYDRRDERPWSSRDDYSRDDYRREERGPPQRPKLNLKPRSTPKEDDSSASTSQSSRAASIFGGAKPVDTAAREREVEERLQKEQEKLQRQLDEPKLERRPRERHPSWRSEETQERERSRTGSESSQTGTSATSGRSKSDQDARRRESEKSLENEAPNKEEDCHSPTSKPPKSEQPLKVMPAPPPKENAWVKRSSNPPARSQSSDTEQQSPTSGGGKVVPAQPPEEGPARRGDENKVDGVSVPKGQSGNSGRGPGDGGNKDHWKESDRKDGKKDQDSRSAPEPKKPEENPASKFSSASKYAALSVDGEDENEGDYTE; from the exons caaaaaagaagaataagaaggGGAAAACTATCTCCCTAACAGACTTCCTGGCTGAGGATGGAGGGACTGGGGGAGGAAGCACCTATGTCCCCAAACCAGTCAGCTGGGCTGATGAAACAGATGACCTGGAAGgagatg TTTCAACCACTTGGCACAGTAATGATGACGACGTGTACAGGGCACCTCCAATTGACCGTTCTATCCTGCCCACTGCTCCACGGGCTGCTCGGGAACCCAATATCGACCGGAGCCGTCTTCCGAAATCGCCGCCCTATACTGCTTTTCTAGGGAACCTGCCCTATGATGTGACAGAAGAATCCATTAAGGAATTCTTTAGAGGATTAAAT ATCAGTGCAGTGCGTTTACCACGTGAACCCAGCAATCCAGAGAGGTTGAAAGGTTTTGGTTATGCTGAGTTTGAGGACCTGGATTCTTTGCTCAGTGCCCTGAGCCTCAATGAAGAG TCTCTAGGTAACAGGAGAATTCGAGTGGACGTTGCTGATCAAGCACAGGATAAAG ACAGGGATGATCGTTCTTTTGGCCGAGATAGAAATCGGGATTCTGACAAAACAGATACAGACTGGAGGGCCCGTCCTGCCACAGACAGCTTCGATGACTACCCGCCGAGGAGAGGTGATGATAGCTTTGGAGACA AGTATCGAGATCGTTACGATTCCGACCGATACCGGGACGGGTACCGGGACGGGTACCGTGATGGGCCACGCCGAGATACGGATCGGTACGGGGGCCGGGATCGCTATGATGACCGAGGCGGCAGGGACTACGACAGAG GCTACGACTCCAGGATAGGCAGTGGCAGAAGAGCGTTTGGTAGCGGGTACCGTAGGGACGATGACTACAGAGGAGGCGGGGACCGCTACGAAGACCGCTACGACAGACGAGACGAGCGGCCCTGGAGCTCCAGGGACGACTACTCCCGGGACGACTACAGGCGGGAGGAGAGAG GTCCCCCCCAAAGACCCAAACTGAATCTAAAGCCTCGGAGTACTCCTAAGGAAGATGATTCCTCTGCTAGCACCTCCCAGTCCAGTCGAGCGGCCTCTATCTTTGGAGGGGCAAAGCCTGTTGACACAGCTGCTAGAGAGCGAGAAGTAGAAGAGCGGCtgcagaaggagcaggagaagcTGCAGCGCCAGCTGGATGAGCCAAAACTAGAACGACGGCCCCGGGAGAG ACACCCCAGCTGGCGAAGTGAAGAGACTCAGGAACGGGAACGGTCTAGGACAGGAAGTGAGTCATCACAGACTGGGACCTCAGCCACATCTGGCAGAAGTAAGTCAGACCAGG ATGCACgaaggagagagagtgaaaagTCTCTAGAAAACGAAGCACCCAATAAGGAGGAAGACTGTCACTCTCCAACTTCTAAGCCTCCCAAATCTGAGCAGCCTCTGAAGGTAATGCCAGCCCCTCCACCAAAGGAGAATGCTTGGGTGAAGCGAAGTTCTAACCCTCCTGCTCGATCTCAGAGCTCAGACACAGAGCAGCAGTCCCCTACAAG TGGTGGGGGGAAAGTAGTTCCAGCTCAGCCACCTGAGGAAGGACCAGCAAGGAGAG GAGATGAAAACAAAGTAGATGGGGTGAGTGTCCCAAAAGGCCAAAGTGGGAACTCCGGCCGTGGTCCAGGAGATGGAGGGAACAAAGACCACTGGAAGGAGTCCGATAG GAAAGATGGCAAAAAGGATCAAGACTCCCGATCTGCACCTGAGCCAAAGAAACCTGAAGAAAATCCAGCTTCC AAGTTCAGTTCTGCAAGCAAGTATGCTGCTCTCTCTGTTGATGGCGAAGATGAGAACGAGGGAGATTACACCGAATAG
- the EIF4B gene encoding eukaryotic translation initiation factor 4B isoform X3 yields MAASAKKKNKKGKTISLTDFLAEDGGTGGGSTYVPKPVSWADETDDLEGDVSTTWHSNDDDVYRAPPIDRSILPTAPRAAREPNIDRSRLPKSPPYTAFLGNLPYDVTEESIKEFFRGLNISAVRLPREPSNPERLKGFGYAEFEDLDSLLSALSLNEESLGNRRIRVDVADQAQDKDRDDRSFGRDRNRDSDKTDTDWRARPATDSFDDYPPRRGDDSFGDKYRDRYDSDRYRDGYRDGYRDGPRRDTDRYGGRDRYDDRGGRDYDRGYDSRIGSGRRAFGSGYRRDDDYRGGGDRYEDRYDRRDERPWSSRDDYSRDDYRREERGPPQRPKLNLKPRSTPKEDDSSASTSQSSRAASIFGGAKPVDTAAREREVEERLQKEQEKLQRQLDEPKLERRPRERHPSWRSEETQERERSRTGSESSQTGTSATSGRNARRRESEKSLENEAPNKEEDCHSPTSKPPKSEQPLKVMPAPPPKENAWVKRSSNPPARSQSSDTEQQSPTSGGGKVVPAQPPEEGPARRGDENKVDGVSVPKGQSGNSGRGPGDGGNKDHWKESDRKDGKKDQDSRSAPEPKKPEENPASKFSSASKYAALSVDGEDENEGDYTE; encoded by the exons caaaaaagaagaataagaaggGGAAAACTATCTCCCTAACAGACTTCCTGGCTGAGGATGGAGGGACTGGGGGAGGAAGCACCTATGTCCCCAAACCAGTCAGCTGGGCTGATGAAACAGATGACCTGGAAGgagatg TTTCAACCACTTGGCACAGTAATGATGACGACGTGTACAGGGCACCTCCAATTGACCGTTCTATCCTGCCCACTGCTCCACGGGCTGCTCGGGAACCCAATATCGACCGGAGCCGTCTTCCGAAATCGCCGCCCTATACTGCTTTTCTAGGGAACCTGCCCTATGATGTGACAGAAGAATCCATTAAGGAATTCTTTAGAGGATTAAAT ATCAGTGCAGTGCGTTTACCACGTGAACCCAGCAATCCAGAGAGGTTGAAAGGTTTTGGTTATGCTGAGTTTGAGGACCTGGATTCTTTGCTCAGTGCCCTGAGCCTCAATGAAGAG TCTCTAGGTAACAGGAGAATTCGAGTGGACGTTGCTGATCAAGCACAGGATAAAG ACAGGGATGATCGTTCTTTTGGCCGAGATAGAAATCGGGATTCTGACAAAACAGATACAGACTGGAGGGCCCGTCCTGCCACAGACAGCTTCGATGACTACCCGCCGAGGAGAGGTGATGATAGCTTTGGAGACA AGTATCGAGATCGTTACGATTCCGACCGATACCGGGACGGGTACCGGGACGGGTACCGTGATGGGCCACGCCGAGATACGGATCGGTACGGGGGCCGGGATCGCTATGATGACCGAGGCGGCAGGGACTACGACAGAG GCTACGACTCCAGGATAGGCAGTGGCAGAAGAGCGTTTGGTAGCGGGTACCGTAGGGACGATGACTACAGAGGAGGCGGGGACCGCTACGAAGACCGCTACGACAGACGAGACGAGCGGCCCTGGAGCTCCAGGGACGACTACTCCCGGGACGACTACAGGCGGGAGGAGAGAG GTCCCCCCCAAAGACCCAAACTGAATCTAAAGCCTCGGAGTACTCCTAAGGAAGATGATTCCTCTGCTAGCACCTCCCAGTCCAGTCGAGCGGCCTCTATCTTTGGAGGGGCAAAGCCTGTTGACACAGCTGCTAGAGAGCGAGAAGTAGAAGAGCGGCtgcagaaggagcaggagaagcTGCAGCGCCAGCTGGATGAGCCAAAACTAGAACGACGGCCCCGGGAGAG ACACCCCAGCTGGCGAAGTGAAGAGACTCAGGAACGGGAACGGTCTAGGACAGGAAGTGAGTCATCACAGACTGGGACCTCAGCCACATCTGGCAGAA ATGCACgaaggagagagagtgaaaagTCTCTAGAAAACGAAGCACCCAATAAGGAGGAAGACTGTCACTCTCCAACTTCTAAGCCTCCCAAATCTGAGCAGCCTCTGAAGGTAATGCCAGCCCCTCCACCAAAGGAGAATGCTTGGGTGAAGCGAAGTTCTAACCCTCCTGCTCGATCTCAGAGCTCAGACACAGAGCAGCAGTCCCCTACAAG TGGTGGGGGGAAAGTAGTTCCAGCTCAGCCACCTGAGGAAGGACCAGCAAGGAGAG GAGATGAAAACAAAGTAGATGGGGTGAGTGTCCCAAAAGGCCAAAGTGGGAACTCCGGCCGTGGTCCAGGAGATGGAGGGAACAAAGACCACTGGAAGGAGTCCGATAG GAAAGATGGCAAAAAGGATCAAGACTCCCGATCTGCACCTGAGCCAAAGAAACCTGAAGAAAATCCAGCTTCC AAGTTCAGTTCTGCAAGCAAGTATGCTGCTCTCTCTGTTGATGGCGAAGATGAGAACGAGGGAGATTACACCGAATAG
- the EIF4B gene encoding eukaryotic translation initiation factor 4B isoform X1, whose translation MAASAKKKNKKGKTISLTDFLAEDGGTGGGSTYVPKPVSWADETDDLEGDVSTTWHSNDDDVYRAPPIDRSILPTAPRAAREPNIDRSRLPKSPPYTAFLGNLPYDVTEESIKEFFRGLNISAVRLPREPSNPERLKGFGYAEFEDLDSLLSALSLNEESLGNRRIRVDVADQAQDKDRDDRSFGRDRNRDSDKTDTDWRARPATDSFDDYPPRRGDDSFGDKYRDRYDSDRYRDGYRDGYRDGPRRDTDRYGGRDRYDDRGGRDYDRGYDSRIGSGRRAFGSGYRRDDDYRGGGDRYEDRYDRRDERPWSSRDDYSRDDYRREERGPPQRPKLNLKPRSTPKEDDSSASTSQSSRAASIFGGAKPVDTAAREREVEERLQKEQEKLQRQLDEPKLERRPRERHPSWRSEETQERERSRTGSESSQTGTSATSGRSKSDQDARRRESEKSLENEAPNKEEDCHSPTSKPPKSEQPLKVMPAPPPKENAWVKRSSNPPARSQSSDTEQQSPTSGGGKVVPAQPPEEGPARRGDENKVDGVSVPKGQSGNSGRGPGDGGNKDHWKESDRKDGKKDQDSRSAPEPKKPEENPASKFSSASKYAALSVDGEDENEGDYTE comes from the exons caaaaaagaagaataagaaggGGAAAACTATCTCCCTAACAGACTTCCTGGCTGAGGATGGAGGGACTGGGGGAGGAAGCACCTATGTCCCCAAACCAGTCAGCTGGGCTGATGAAACAGATGACCTGGAAGgagatg TTTCAACCACTTGGCACAGTAATGATGACGACGTGTACAGGGCACCTCCAATTGACCGTTCTATCCTGCCCACTGCTCCACGGGCTGCTCGGGAACCCAATATCGACCGGAGCCGTCTTCCGAAATCGCCGCCCTATACTGCTTTTCTAGGGAACCTGCCCTATGATGTGACAGAAGAATCCATTAAGGAATTCTTTAGAGGATTAAAT ATCAGTGCAGTGCGTTTACCACGTGAACCCAGCAATCCAGAGAGGTTGAAAGGTTTTGGTTATGCTGAGTTTGAGGACCTGGATTCTTTGCTCAGTGCCCTGAGCCTCAATGAAGAG TCTCTAGGTAACAGGAGAATTCGAGTGGACGTTGCTGATCAAGCACAGGATAAAG ACAGGGATGATCGTTCTTTTGGCCGAGATAGAAATCGGGATTCTGACAAAACAGATACAGACTGGAGGGCCCGTCCTGCCACAGACAGCTTCGATGACTACCCGCCGAGGAGAGGTGATGATAGCTTTGGAGACA AGTATCGAGATCGTTACGATTCCGACCGATACCGGGACGGGTACCGGGACGGGTACCGTGATGGGCCACGCCGAGATACGGATCGGTACGGGGGCCGGGATCGCTATGATGACCGAGGCGGCAGGGACTACGACAGAG GCTACGACTCCAGGATAGGCAGTGGCAGAAGAGCGTTTGGTAGCGGGTACCGTAGGGACGATGACTACAGAGGAGGCGGGGACCGCTACGAAGACCGCTACGACAGACGAGACGAGCGGCCCTGGAGCTCCAGGGACGACTACTCCCGGGACGACTACAGGCGGGAGGAGAGAG GTCCCCCCCAAAGACCCAAACTGAATCTAAAGCCTCGGAGTACTCCTAAGGAAGATGATTCCTCTGCTAGCACCTCCCAGTCCAGTCGAGCGGCCTCTATCTTTGGAGGGGCAAAGCCTGTTGACACAGCTGCTAGAGAGCGAGAAGTAGAAGAGCGGCtgcagaaggagcaggagaagcTGCAGCGCCAGCTGGATGAGCCAAAACTAGAACGACGGCCCCGGGAGAG ACACCCCAGCTGGCGAAGTGAAGAGACTCAGGAACGGGAACGGTCTAGGACAGGAAGTGAGTCATCACAGACTGGGACCTCAGCCACATCTGGCAGAAGTAAGTCAGACCAGG ATGCACgaaggagagagagtgaaaagTCTCTAGAAAACGAAGCACCCAATAAGGAGGAAGACTGTCACTCTCCAACTTCTAAGCCTCCCAAATCTGAGCAGCCTCTGAAGGTAATGCCAGCCCCTCCACCAAAGGAGAATGCTTGGGTGAAGCGAAGTTCTAACCCTCCTGCTCGATCTCAGAGCTCAGACACAGAGCAGCAGTCCCCTACAAG TGGTGGGGGGAAAGTAGTTCCAGCTCAGCCACCTGAGGAAGGACCAGCAAGGAGAG GAGATGAAAACAAAGTAGATGGGGTGAGTGTCCCAAAAGGCCAAAGTGGGAACTCCGGCCGTGGTCCAGGAGATGGAGGGAACAAAGACCACTGGAAGGAGTCCGATAG GAAAGATGGCAAAAAGGATCAAGACTCCCGATCTGCACCTGAGCCAAAGAAACCTGAAGAAAATCCAGCTTCC AAGTTCAGTTCTGCAAGCAAGTATGCTGCTCTCTCTGTTGATGGCGAAGATGAGAACGAGGGAGATTACACCGAATAG